Proteins encoded in a region of the Bombiscardovia apis genome:
- a CDS encoding leucine-rich repeat domain-containing protein produces MSITDLSGIQYFPQLTSLDLNNNVEVSSRLKWNVITDITPMAALTNLTSFSAYNTNLANLNGIQNLTKLGTLLLGGNGETEKGNRISDLSFLSGLTELNFLDISNNRVGDLTPLANLTNLSGLDISKQYIRLPDKPDFDEHNPMSLGPATVNNTVSPHQVALEDTAKPSTPTSGKSFDATTGIMTWDKTMPGDHQYNFNYTGTVNTPDNLIGLPQINFTYSGTFAQQVPGLTVSFDTDGGTPQPADQAHHQNEKVTPPVKVSKPSRYLDGWYNVDTGAKWNFDTDTVTTDMTLKARWKACLPPTYPHSRSHTPPPVHRQ; encoded by the coding sequence ATGAGCATCACCGACCTCAGTGGCATACAATATTTTCCCCAACTCACTAGCCTAGACCTCAATAATAACGTGGAAGTTAGTTCCAGACTCAAGTGGAATGTAATCACCGATATTACGCCAATGGCTGCTCTCACTAACCTCACCTCTTTTTCGGCCTACAACACCAATCTCGCCAATCTCAATGGCATACAGAATCTCACTAAACTCGGCACTCTTCTACTTGGCGGTAATGGTGAAACGGAAAAGGGTAATCGTATAAGCGATTTGTCGTTCTTAAGTGGCCTCACTGAACTCAATTTTCTCGATATATCCAATAACCGTGTTGGTGATCTCACACCCCTAGCCAACCTCACCAATCTCAGCGGTTTAGATATCAGCAAGCAGTACATTCGCCTGCCAGATAAGCCTGACTTTGACGAGCACAACCCCATGAGCTTAGGACCGGCAACAGTGAACAACACAGTAAGCCCACACCAAGTTGCGCTAGAAGATACAGCCAAACCATCAACACCCACCTCTGGTAAAAGCTTCGATGCTACTACTGGAATCATGACGTGGGATAAGACCATGCCCGGCGACCACCAATACAACTTCAACTACACCGGCACCGTCAACACTCCAGACAACCTAATCGGTTTACCACAGATTAACTTCACATACTCCGGCACCTTCGCGCAACAGGTACCCGGATTAACCGTCAGCTTCGACACAGACGGTGGCACGCCGCAACCCGCAGACCAAGCCCACCACCAAAACGAAAAAGTCACACCGCCGGTAAAAGTCAGCAAACCCAGCCGATACCTCGATGGCTGGTACAACGTCGACACCGGAGCCAAGTGGAACTTCGACACAGACACTGTTACCACCGACATGACGCTAAAAGCACGCTGGAAGGCCTGCCTCCCCCCTACCTATCCCCACAGCAGGAGCCATACCCCTCCACCGGTTCACCGGCAGTAG
- a CDS encoding InlB B-repeat-containing protein, with product MWGGDQTRAIPIRTPDGVQFVKISRGWGHNLALSNDGHVYAWGGNYWGQLGTVLDGGVSSTRVPVDITSRIPMRPGATITQISASESHSLVLDSDGRVYAFGSNEFGQLGNTSNIHTRNPNSTPTQVTGGALPAKVIEISAGGLHSLVVGSDHRVYAWGSNDSGQLGNAANLNVETANPTPVVVSGGALPSSVIQIDAGGRSSMALGSDHQAYIWGETGFSPVSYLPLSVRYSHPRGSILPPSILQISVSKNGNAYGTSPSFDHAVLLGSDHKAYGWGDNSFGQLGVHPNVCYLAGSGMYQITNSALPASIEQVSVGNRHTLLLGSNHQAYTFGTNYGAQLGNGGNDYPNISVACHPDPYQVPMPKPTITSVTFDGTTASKRSDNPTTGAWTVNVPLHPVGKVLVKVNWSLTYTESNGRISTVVQSAITLHYEYKVIYTIRFDLGEGAGKATGPPDQTVYNDEPLDWPTEPTWAGHQFTGWFKADGAPWNLADPVTANMTLTARWDHFSFDITPKAGPVAGNIPVTISVNPKTTSLRFTQISGGAFHTLAIGSDGNTYAWGSNQYGQLGDNTNANRKLPTRVQTPAGVHFVQVSTGSAFSLALGDDYNVYAWGWNAFGQLGNNTNTGGGNTNTTANPLPVKVTGGSLPANAITQVSAGTCHALALDNQGRIHAWGWNNHGQLGNNTNTGNGDANTFANPTPVRVSGGSLPATGITQISTRGHHGMALDTQGRVYAWGWNVTGQLGNSTNATGGNWTADTTANPTPTQVSGGLLPATGIIQISTGFDFSMALDSQSRIYTWGDNSSGQLGRSVNNHIETPNPVPGRASGGSLPASGIKQISAGTQYALALDTSGRIHAWGSNMYGQLGTSRNNYTSSYTPTQITGGSLPSTVNQISAGGQHVLALSPDGSPYAWGKNSDGQLGDDTNSLPDYYRPDPQPVQANKIDISSAEFGDIAHAITPTYQTGSGNWTGNSPAHPDGTVPVTIKWTKSGATQPDYTITPGFTYYTMFTLPQAGAIPLYRIGGGTLLALTTLAAVVYAGHEISKQRTQSQGKHSPRSSQAQPIK from the coding sequence ATGTGGGGAGGCGATCAAACTCGAGCGATTCCGATTCGCACCCCGGACGGTGTCCAGTTTGTAAAAATCAGCAGGGGCTGGGGCCATAATCTTGCGCTAAGTAACGACGGACATGTCTACGCTTGGGGCGGTAACTACTGGGGTCAATTAGGTACAGTTCTCGATGGAGGTGTTTCTTCCACTCGTGTTCCGGTGGATATTACTAGTCGAATACCAATGAGGCCCGGTGCAACAATCACCCAAATCAGCGCAAGCGAATCGCATTCACTCGTGTTAGACAGTGACGGTCGCGTATACGCCTTTGGCAGCAACGAATTTGGACAGCTAGGCAACACCTCAAATATACATACTCGCAATCCGAATAGTACACCTACACAAGTCACGGGAGGAGCTCTTCCTGCGAAAGTTATCGAAATCAGCGCAGGAGGGCTGCACTCACTGGTCGTTGGCAGTGATCATCGTGTATACGCATGGGGTTCTAATGATTCGGGCCAGCTCGGTAATGCCGCGAATCTCAACGTGGAGACAGCTAACCCGACACCAGTCGTAGTTTCAGGCGGAGCTTTACCAAGCAGCGTTATCCAAATCGATGCTGGCGGACGCAGCTCAATGGCCCTAGGAAGCGACCACCAAGCCTACATCTGGGGAGAAACCGGATTCTCACCCGTCAGCTACCTGCCTCTATCCGTGCGATACAGCCACCCCCGAGGCAGTATTTTACCGCCAAGTATTCTTCAAATCAGCGTCAGCAAAAATGGAAACGCATACGGTACTTCTCCTTCCTTTGACCACGCTGTTCTTTTAGGCAGTGACCACAAAGCTTACGGCTGGGGCGACAATTCTTTTGGTCAACTTGGTGTCCACCCCAATGTGTGTTATCTAGCCGGTTCCGGAATGTATCAGATTACGAACTCTGCGCTTCCCGCTTCAATAGAACAAGTAAGCGTAGGAAACAGACACACTTTACTTTTGGGCAGCAACCACCAAGCATACACTTTTGGCACCAATTACGGCGCACAGCTCGGCAACGGCGGTAACGATTACCCCAACATCAGTGTTGCCTGCCATCCAGACCCCTATCAGGTGCCTATGCCTAAACCAACTATCACAAGTGTCACGTTCGATGGAACCACTGCCAGTAAACGGTCAGATAATCCAACCACCGGCGCATGGACCGTCAACGTACCCCTACACCCAGTAGGAAAAGTACTCGTCAAAGTCAACTGGAGCCTCACCTACACAGAAAGCAACGGAAGAATCTCTACTGTCGTGCAAAGCGCTATTACACTGCACTACGAATACAAAGTCATCTACACCATCCGCTTCGACCTCGGCGAAGGAGCCGGCAAAGCCACAGGCCCACCCGACCAAACCGTCTACAACGACGAACCCCTCGACTGGCCCACCGAACCAACTTGGGCAGGGCACCAGTTTACGGGCTGGTTTAAGGCGGATGGGGCGCCTTGGAACCTGGCTGACCCAGTTACTGCGAACATGACGTTGACTGCTCGCTGGGATCATTTCAGTTTCGACATCACCCCCAAAGCCGGCCCCGTGGCAGGCAACATCCCCGTCACCATCAGCGTCAACCCTAAAACCACCAGCCTGCGCTTTACGCAAATCAGTGGAGGGGCCTTCCATACACTGGCTATCGGCTCAGATGGGAACACTTACGCTTGGGGTAGCAATCAGTATGGTCAGCTCGGCGATAACACCAACGCAAACCGGAAGCTACCCACTCGGGTACAAACCCCAGCAGGCGTGCACTTCGTTCAAGTCAGCACAGGCAGCGCGTTCTCGCTTGCTCTCGGCGATGACTACAACGTCTACGCTTGGGGCTGGAACGCTTTCGGCCAGCTCGGCAACAATACCAACACAGGCGGCGGTAACACCAACACCACTGCTAACCCCCTGCCAGTGAAAGTAACCGGCGGTAGCCTACCCGCCAACGCTATCACCCAAGTCAGCGCAGGCACATGTCACGCGCTAGCACTAGACAATCAAGGCCGTATCCATGCTTGGGGTTGGAACAACCACGGACAACTGGGCAACAATACAAACACTGGTAACGGAGATGCGAACACGTTCGCAAACCCCACGCCAGTGCGAGTGAGCGGGGGTAGTCTACCGGCTACTGGTATCACCCAAATCAGCACTAGAGGACATCATGGCATGGCTCTCGATACTCAAGGCCGTGTCTATGCTTGGGGTTGGAATGTTACCGGTCAGCTCGGCAACAGCACCAACGCCACCGGAGGCAACTGGACTGCTGATACCACAGCGAACCCCACACCAACCCAGGTAAGCGGAGGACTCCTACCCGCCACAGGTATCATCCAAATCAGCACAGGCTTTGACTTTTCCATGGCTTTAGACAGTCAAAGTCGCATCTACACATGGGGAGACAACAGCAGTGGCCAACTCGGCCGGTCGGTCAACAATCATATCGAGACCCCGAACCCGGTACCCGGGAGAGCTAGCGGCGGTAGCCTGCCAGCCAGTGGCATCAAACAAATCAGCGCAGGCACCCAGTATGCTCTCGCACTCGACACCAGCGGCCGCATCCACGCATGGGGCAGCAACATGTATGGTCAGCTTGGCACCTCACGCAACAACTACACATCAAGCTACACGCCAACACAAATAACCGGCGGCAGCCTGCCCAGCACTGTCAATCAAATAAGTGCAGGAGGTCAACATGTCTTGGCACTCAGCCCAGACGGCAGCCCCTACGCATGGGGCAAAAACAGCGATGGCCAGCTCGGCGACGACACCAACAGCTTGCCAGACTACTACCGGCCAGACCCCCAACCAGTACAAGCCAACAAAATCGACATCAGCTCAGCCGAATTCGGCGACATCGCCCACGCCATAACCCCCACCTACCAAACAGGCAGCGGCAACTGGACCGGCAACAGCCCAGCCCACCCAGACGGAACCGTACCCGTCACCATCAAATGGACCAAAAGCGGCGCAACCCAACCCGACTACACCATCACCCCCGGCTTCACCTACTACACCATGTTCACCCTCCCCCAAGCCGGAGCCATACCCCTCTACCGCATAGGAGGCGGAACCCTCTTAGCCCTGACCACCCTCGCGGCAGTAGTATACGCAGGCCACGAAATCAGCAAGCAGCGCACACAAAGCCAAGGCAAACACTCACCCCGCAGCAGCCAGGCCCAGCCCATTAAGTAA
- the radA gene encoding DNA repair protein RadA gives MAKSTTQYVCSECGWTGAKWFGRCPECGQWGTIEEFHEARPSKRSAGASGSGKRTQASVLSAEAQAQPITQVGTESMTRLATGFEEFDRVLGGGVVPGSVILVAGEPGIGKSTLLLETAGNIAKASEGSVLYISGEESQAQVRMRASRVDAIDDSLLLAATTDLGTVLGLIEQNKPALAIVDSAQTITSQDVDGISGGSTQVREVASALIDVAKTYDIPIMLVGHVTKDGAIAGPRTLEHLVDVVCQFEGDSQTALRMLHAAKNRFGPTDEVGCFDMSGQGIEEVKDPAGLFLSTSEAPIEGTCVTFTLDGHRSLPIEVQALVTNSVLPTPRRNTNGIDANRLAMLAAVLYRHGRVNLLTKDLYVSTIAGGLAKEPGCDLAIVAALASASSSKPIAKTTCAMGEISLTGQVRPVPQLAHRLSEAARLGFTRAIVPVSRSSRAPERTPGLEVVEVSTLADALEALGVR, from the coding sequence ATGGCAAAAAGCACAACTCAGTATGTTTGCAGCGAATGCGGCTGGACCGGGGCCAAATGGTTCGGCCGCTGCCCCGAGTGCGGCCAGTGGGGCACAATCGAAGAGTTCCACGAGGCGAGGCCGTCCAAGCGCTCAGCAGGCGCATCTGGCTCAGGCAAACGCACCCAGGCGAGCGTGCTTTCTGCCGAAGCTCAAGCCCAGCCCATCACCCAAGTGGGCACGGAAAGCATGACCCGCCTTGCTACCGGTTTTGAAGAGTTCGACCGCGTATTGGGCGGCGGCGTGGTGCCCGGTTCGGTCATTTTAGTAGCTGGCGAGCCCGGCATCGGCAAGTCAACCCTGCTGCTAGAGACCGCTGGCAATATCGCCAAGGCCTCCGAGGGCAGCGTGCTCTACATCTCCGGCGAGGAATCCCAAGCCCAAGTGCGCATGCGGGCCTCGCGAGTAGACGCTATCGATGACTCCCTCCTGCTGGCCGCCACCACCGATTTAGGCACAGTTTTGGGCCTCATTGAGCAAAACAAGCCCGCTCTCGCCATCGTCGATTCGGCCCAAACGATTACTTCCCAAGATGTTGACGGCATTTCGGGCGGCTCCACTCAGGTGCGCGAGGTGGCTTCGGCCCTGATTGATGTGGCCAAAACCTACGATATTCCCATCATGCTCGTGGGCCACGTGACCAAAGACGGCGCTATCGCAGGCCCGCGCACCTTGGAGCACTTGGTCGACGTGGTCTGCCAGTTCGAGGGCGATTCCCAGACGGCTCTGCGCATGCTCCACGCGGCCAAAAACCGCTTCGGCCCCACCGACGAAGTGGGCTGCTTCGATATGAGCGGGCAAGGCATCGAAGAGGTCAAAGACCCAGCAGGCCTCTTCCTCTCCACTTCGGAGGCCCCCATCGAAGGCACCTGCGTCACCTTCACCCTCGACGGCCACCGCAGCCTCCCAATCGAAGTGCAGGCTCTAGTCACTAACTCCGTCTTGCCTACTCCCCGGCGCAATACCAACGGTATCGACGCCAACCGCTTAGCCATGCTGGCCGCGGTTTTGTATCGGCACGGGCGAGTCAACCTGCTCACCAAAGACCTCTATGTCTCCACCATCGCTGGCGGCCTCGCCAAGGAGCCGGGCTGCGACCTCGCTATTGTCGCCGCCCTAGCTTCGGCATCCTCCTCTAAGCCAATCGCCAAAACCACCTGCGCTATGGGTGAGATTTCCCTCACTGGCCAAGTGCGCCCCGTCCCCCAGCTGGCCCACCGCCTTTCAGAAGCGGCCCGCCTAGGCTTCACGCGCGCTATCGTGCCGGTGAGCCGCTCCAGCCGAGCCCCTGAGCGCACGCCCGGCTTGGAAGTCGTGGAAGTATCCACCCTTGCCGATGCCTTGGAAGCCCTAGGGGTGCGCTAA
- a CDS encoding riboflavin kinase has product MKVSRLEPDSSGIVDWPTLSTTKKSVVTVGVFDGMHRGHQAVIERVVSLAHEQGEYAVVIMFDPSPKRVHSYAEAHSGAELPSGEPTQDADELMPASERMRLMKELGVDWVLSVRYTLAFAAKSFRYFLGALVGKLGMGTLVLGRDATMGAGRAGNVEAIEDLSQATGVFTLEVVDDAGPGDAWVPQSIEAQVPQGPGEPGDPLEGMSKAELRAWTKAHACKKVRTWSSTNVRYLLASGRVGAANEILGHAHAVEGEVVHGEQRGRELGYPTANIGQDYEGYMPVDGVYAGWLVDLGPIEQASESAESAKGDEGTQTHVSASGQETRLAAGSPWRWPADISIGSKETFAGEGQHYERVLEVNAIAGDDWLELYGHKVRVEFLAYLRPQEKYADADALAQQLKQDAADSLLIAQQSEGR; this is encoded by the coding sequence ATGAAAGTCAGCAGACTCGAACCAGACAGCAGCGGCATTGTCGACTGGCCCACGCTCTCGACCACCAAAAAGAGCGTCGTAACCGTAGGCGTATTCGACGGCATGCACCGCGGGCACCAGGCCGTCATCGAACGGGTAGTCTCCCTAGCTCACGAGCAGGGCGAATACGCGGTCGTCATCATGTTTGACCCCAGCCCCAAGCGGGTGCATTCTTACGCCGAGGCCCACTCTGGCGCGGAACTGCCCTCGGGCGAGCCCACGCAAGACGCAGACGAGCTGATGCCTGCTTCCGAGCGTATGCGGCTCATGAAAGAGCTGGGCGTAGACTGGGTGCTTTCCGTGCGCTATACGCTGGCTTTTGCGGCCAAATCATTCCGCTACTTCCTCGGCGCGCTTGTAGGCAAGCTGGGCATGGGCACGCTAGTCTTAGGCCGGGATGCCACTATGGGGGCTGGGCGTGCGGGCAATGTCGAAGCTATCGAAGACCTTTCTCAGGCTACCGGCGTCTTTACGCTCGAAGTTGTAGACGATGCCGGGCCCGGAGACGCTTGGGTGCCGCAGAGCATCGAAGCGCAAGTGCCGCAAGGCCCCGGAGAGCCGGGCGACCCGCTCGAAGGCATGAGCAAGGCCGAGCTGCGCGCTTGGACCAAGGCCCACGCCTGCAAGAAGGTTCGCACCTGGAGCTCAACGAACGTGCGCTACCTGCTGGCTAGCGGGCGAGTGGGCGCAGCCAATGAGATTTTGGGCCATGCCCACGCAGTCGAAGGCGAAGTGGTCCACGGCGAGCAGCGGGGGCGCGAACTGGGCTACCCGACGGCCAATATTGGTCAGGACTACGAAGGCTATATGCCGGTCGACGGTGTATATGCTGGCTGGCTAGTTGATTTGGGGCCTATCGAACAGGCGAGTGAATCTGCTGAATCAGCCAAGGGTGACGAAGGCACGCAAACCCACGTTTCCGCCTCGGGGCAGGAAACTCGGCTGGCAGCGGGGTCGCCCTGGCGCTGGCCGGCAGACATTTCTATCGGCTCCAAAGAGACCTTTGCGGGCGAGGGTCAGCACTACGAGCGGGTACTTGAGGTCAACGCTATTGCTGGCGATGACTGGCTGGAACTCTACGGACACAAGGTGCGCGTTGAGTTCTTGGCCTACTTGCGGCCCCAAGAGAAGTATGCAGACGCCGATGCGCTCGCTCAACAGTTGAAGCAAGACGCGGCTGATTCCTTGCTCATAGCCCAGCAGAGCGAAGGACGCTAG
- the rbfA gene encoding 30S ribosome-binding factor RbfA — MASGTNPRAVRIASLIQRVIASSLETHMHDKRLDGVTITEVRVTNDMQIAKVYWTQIGRPGHEEGERKRAQQALRQATGRLRSLVGAKAGLRLTPTLRFIYDDVPTQATEIEDVLTVAQKRDKELEEARANAQYAGDADPYRHDDDEAEEAESEAGDSGETAGSEDSSNSGRFDNIAAFNSGDPNDSAALNSLNDAGEGEIPQA, encoded by the coding sequence GTGGCCTCTGGCACGAATCCAAGAGCGGTGAGAATAGCATCCCTCATCCAGCGGGTCATCGCTTCCTCACTCGAAACTCACATGCACGACAAGCGTCTGGATGGGGTGACCATTACCGAAGTGCGCGTCACCAACGACATGCAGATTGCCAAGGTGTATTGGACACAAATCGGCAGGCCCGGGCACGAGGAAGGCGAGCGTAAACGCGCTCAGCAGGCCTTGCGTCAGGCTACGGGCCGCCTGCGCTCTCTGGTGGGGGCTAAGGCGGGCCTGCGGCTCACGCCAACCCTGCGCTTTATCTACGACGATGTGCCTACTCAGGCCACTGAAATCGAAGATGTGCTGACCGTGGCACAAAAGCGCGATAAGGAGCTGGAGGAGGCGCGCGCCAACGCCCAGTACGCAGGGGATGCCGACCCATACCGCCATGACGATGACGAAGCTGAGGAAGCAGAATCTGAGGCAGGCGATTCCGGCGAAACTGCTGGCAGTGAAGACTCCAGCAACAGCGGCAGATTCGACAATATCGCGGCCTTTAACAGCGGCGATCCCAACGATTCTGCGGCACTTAATTCCTTGAATGATGCAGGCGAAGGCGAAATTCCTCAAGCCTGA
- a CDS encoding cupin domain-containing protein: MSVELAAMSPYAQSVVKRLGLEPHPEGGWYVADWLSEREDSASTRPLSSLIYFLLAQGDASAWHKVDADEIWLWHGPAPVQLEIGGYGDAPASDPAERTLITLGAQLTNGGSQDESTIPVGHFVVPEGCWQRTLPGQGDALVSCVVSPGFTFDGFILEE; the protein is encoded by the coding sequence ATGAGCGTTGAATTAGCAGCGATGAGTCCTTACGCCCAGTCAGTAGTCAAGCGCTTGGGGCTGGAGCCCCACCCCGAAGGCGGCTGGTATGTGGCCGACTGGCTGAGCGAGCGCGAAGATTCCGCCTCCACCCGCCCCCTGTCTTCGCTTATATACTTCCTCCTGGCCCAAGGCGACGCCTCCGCTTGGCACAAGGTAGACGCAGACGAAATCTGGCTCTGGCACGGCCCGGCCCCGGTCCAACTCGAAATCGGCGGCTACGGCGACGCCCCTGCGAGCGACCCAGCTGAGCGCACCCTCATTACCTTGGGAGCCCAACTCACCAACGGCGGCAGCCAAGACGAATCAACGATTCCAGTGGGCCACTTCGTAGTGCCCGAAGGCTGCTGGCAGCGCACCCTCCCCGGCCAAGGCGACGCCCTAGTCTCCTGCGTAGTAAGCCCCGGCTTCACCTTCGACGGCTTCATTCTCGAAGAGTAG
- the truB gene encoding tRNA pseudouridine(55) synthase TruB, with the protein MKSGILIVDKPQGVTSHDVVAAVRSRLGLRRVGHAGTLDPMATGALVIGFGQATRLLNVIVGHDKTYETTIRLGQASETDDAEGQLLPALDGAAERIEQLSQSQVEEAIASHYTGQIEQVPNAYSAIKVDGKRAYELARQGQTVELKARSITIIEFSLLGWKRTQAANGGAVIDVQARISCSSGTYIRALGRDLGRELGVGGHLTKLRRVRVGRFDLTDPALSQRVLTAQAVAHSFTDRQGQEQTRNKAILDQDREQILASAVSLVEAAKLAMPTTQVSLEQAQALQHGQFLPVSLADPTAALLSTGSGEGGPEQLVALLERRNDHSAKPSAVFTLEIA; encoded by the coding sequence ATGAAGAGCGGGATACTGATTGTAGACAAGCCCCAGGGCGTGACCAGTCACGACGTGGTCGCTGCCGTGCGCTCCCGGCTTGGACTGCGCAGGGTGGGCCATGCAGGAACCTTAGACCCCATGGCTACCGGAGCGCTCGTAATTGGTTTTGGCCAGGCCACCCGCTTGCTCAATGTGATTGTGGGCCACGATAAGACTTATGAAACCACTATCCGCTTAGGGCAAGCCAGCGAAACTGACGACGCTGAAGGCCAGTTACTGCCTGCTCTAGACGGCGCTGCTGAGCGCATCGAACAGCTGAGCCAAAGCCAAGTGGAAGAGGCCATTGCCAGCCATTACACCGGCCAGATTGAGCAGGTGCCCAACGCTTACTCGGCTATCAAAGTCGACGGCAAGCGGGCCTACGAACTCGCCCGCCAAGGCCAAACGGTGGAACTCAAAGCACGAAGCATTACCATTATCGAGTTCAGCCTACTGGGCTGGAAGCGCACGCAAGCAGCCAACGGAGGTGCGGTAATCGATGTACAAGCCCGTATCTCTTGCTCTTCGGGCACCTATATTCGCGCCCTTGGCCGAGATTTGGGCCGCGAACTCGGCGTGGGCGGGCACTTAACCAAGCTCAGGCGGGTGCGCGTCGGCCGTTTTGACTTGACCGATCCGGCCCTAAGCCAGCGTGTGCTCACCGCGCAAGCAGTGGCCCATAGCTTTACCGACCGCCAAGGCCAAGAGCAGACCCGCAACAAGGCCATACTCGACCAAGACCGGGAGCAGATACTCGCCTCGGCCGTCAGCCTAGTGGAAGCCGCCAAACTGGCCATGCCCACCACCCAAGTGAGCCTAGAGCAGGCCCAAGCCCTCCAGCACGGCCAATTCCTGCCCGTAAGCCTCGCAGATCCCACGGCAGCCCTCTTGAGCACCGGGAGTGGGGAAGGCGGCCCCGAGCAGCTGGTGGCCCTCCTAGAGCGCCGAAATGACCATAGTGCCAAGCCCTCGGCCGTATTTACTCTTGAAATCGCCTGA